A genome region from Maylandia zebra isolate NMK-2024a linkage group LG6, Mzebra_GT3a, whole genome shotgun sequence includes the following:
- the cd5 gene encoding CD5 molecule yields MDLRALVIISALLLVTNGNTQTPDYTQTENYTVSSISLTSSPVTTATTSKTTNVVNKAPNAVTSSTKCKAEKDAAQLKTYKVMTALLFCILLILFLMRFTRPTVKALQKRFSDRRQNRWIGPTQSHSVSYHRGKTAVKNNDGDKRHSYPALDRLVISDSREPSSNRNSDYNL; encoded by the exons GAAATACCCAAACTCCAGACTATACCCAAACTGAAAACTACACTGTCAGCTCCATTTCCCTGACTAGCAGTCCTGTGACAACTGCCACCACCTCTAAAACTACAAACGTTGTGAATAAAGCGCCCAATGCAGTCACTTCTTCAACCAAATGTAAAG CTGAGAAGGACGCGGCACAGCTGAAGACCTACAAAGTGATGACAGCGTTGCTCTTCTGCATATTGCTCATCCTTTTCCTGATGCGCTTCACCAGGCCTACTGTAAAAGCCCTGCAGAAGAGAT TTTCAGACAGGAGGCAGAATCGTTGGATAGGACCAACACAGAGTCACAGCG TGTCTTATCATCGAGGGAAAACGGCAGTTAAAAATAATGATGGAGATAAGAGACACTCCTACCCTG CTCTGGATCGTTTGGTAATCTCTGACAGCAGAGAGCCTTCATCCAATAGGAACAGTGACTACAACCTCTGA